Proteins found in one Flavobacterium channae genomic segment:
- a CDS encoding IMPACT family protein yields MDFSEIDTYKTISTASEEVLYKEKNSKFFGYAFPVTTEDEIKAILERLRKEHFSARHWCYAYQIGTEKIQYRANDDGEPNNSAGMPIYGQIQSFEVTNVLVVVVRYFGGVKLGVGGLISAYKIAAQMALENSEIIEKTIDKQFTISFGYANMNKVMRIIKEKNLNIVSQKMEMDCEITIATRKKNVQNLLDTFENLYEIKLTEI; encoded by the coding sequence ATGGACTTTTCAGAAATAGACACTTACAAAACAATTTCAACCGCTTCAGAAGAAGTATTATACAAAGAAAAAAATAGCAAATTCTTTGGCTATGCTTTTCCCGTGACTACCGAAGATGAAATAAAAGCAATTTTAGAACGTTTGCGAAAAGAACATTTTTCTGCTCGTCATTGGTGTTATGCTTACCAAATTGGTACTGAAAAAATTCAATATCGTGCCAATGATGATGGTGAACCTAATAACAGTGCTGGAATGCCTATTTACGGTCAAATTCAGTCGTTTGAAGTCACAAACGTATTAGTTGTGGTAGTTCGTTACTTTGGAGGTGTAAAACTTGGTGTAGGCGGATTAATTTCTGCATATAAAATTGCAGCTCAAATGGCATTGGAAAATTCTGAAATTATCGAAAAAACAATCGACAAACAATTTACCATCTCCTTTGGCTATGCCAACATGAATAAAGTGATGCGCATTATTAAAGAAAAAAATCTAAATATTGTTTCTCAAAAAATGGAAATGGATTGCGAAATTACAATTGCAACCCGAAAAAAAAATGTCCAAAATCTTTTGGACACTTTTGAAAATTTATATGAGATTAAATTAACCGAAATCTAA
- the dnaA gene encoding chromosomal replication initiator protein DnaA, producing MTKTAQSVWNNCLSFIKDNIQDQAYKTWFEPIQSVELNDNALSIQVPSKFFYEWLEEHYVKLLKVALTKELGPGAKLLYKIKMENTYGNKLPFTEQIPSYNRTAVKPQEVDVPIVNKNPELKNPFVIPGIRNLKIESQLNANYSFDNFLEGDSNRLARSAGMAVANKPGGTSFNPLLIFGGVGLGKTHLAHAIGVEIKDKYPEKTVLYISAEIFTQQYIDSVKKNTRNDFIHFYQLIDVLIIDDVQFLSGKSGTQDVFFHIFNHLHQNGKQVILTSDKAPVDMQDIEQRLLSRFKWGLSAELHQPDYETRISILNNILFRDGVEMPDEIVEYVAKNIKSNVRELEGAIISLIAQSSFNKREVTIELAKQVVEKFVKNVKREISIDYIQKIVSDYFQLDVETLQSKTRKRHVVQARQLAMFFAKKFTKASLANIGSQIGDRDHATVLHACKTVDNLVTTDKQFRKFVDDINKKLSL from the coding sequence ATGACAAAAACTGCGCAATCGGTATGGAATAACTGTCTGTCTTTCATAAAAGACAATATTCAAGATCAAGCTTATAAAACTTGGTTTGAACCTATACAGTCAGTTGAGCTAAACGATAACGCGTTGTCTATTCAAGTACCTAGTAAATTTTTCTACGAATGGTTAGAAGAACACTATGTAAAATTATTAAAAGTTGCCTTGACTAAAGAATTAGGACCAGGCGCAAAGTTATTGTATAAAATTAAAATGGAAAACACTTATGGTAACAAACTTCCATTTACTGAGCAAATACCAAGTTATAACAGAACTGCCGTAAAACCTCAGGAAGTAGATGTTCCAATTGTGAATAAAAATCCTGAATTGAAAAACCCTTTTGTAATTCCTGGAATTCGTAATTTAAAAATCGAATCGCAATTAAATGCTAATTACAGTTTTGACAACTTCTTAGAAGGAGATTCAAACCGTTTAGCAAGAAGTGCTGGTATGGCTGTTGCCAACAAACCAGGAGGAACTTCATTCAACCCATTATTAATTTTTGGTGGTGTTGGACTAGGGAAGACTCACTTAGCTCATGCTATTGGAGTTGAAATCAAAGATAAATATCCAGAAAAAACTGTTTTATATATTTCGGCTGAAATTTTCACACAACAGTATATTGATTCGGTTAAGAAAAATACACGTAATGATTTTATTCATTTTTATCAATTAATCGATGTTTTGATTATTGATGATGTACAATTCTTATCTGGTAAATCAGGAACTCAAGATGTGTTTTTCCATATTTTCAACCATTTACACCAAAACGGAAAACAAGTTATCTTAACTTCAGACAAAGCACCTGTTGACATGCAAGATATTGAACAACGTTTATTATCGCGCTTCAAATGGGGATTATCTGCAGAATTACATCAACCAGACTATGAAACTCGTATTTCTATCTTAAATAATATTTTATTTAGAGATGGTGTAGAAATGCCTGACGAAATAGTTGAATATGTTGCTAAAAACATCAAATCAAACGTTCGTGAATTAGAAGGTGCTATTATTTCATTAATTGCACAATCGTCTTTCAACAAACGTGAGGTTACTATTGAATTAGCTAAACAAGTCGTTGAGAAATTCGTTAAAAACGTTAAGCGTGAAATTTCAATTGATTATATCCAGAAAATTGTTTCTGATTATTTCCAATTGGATGTTGAAACGTTACAGTCAAAAACTAGAAAACGTCACGTTGTACAAGCTAGACAATTAGCGATGTTCTTTGCTAAGAAATTTACGAAAGCTTCTTTGGCAAACATTGGTTCGCAAATTGGAGACAGAGACCACGCAACGGTTCTTCATGCTTGTAAAACAGTTGATAACTTAGTTACTACTGACAAACAATTCCGTAAATTCGTTGACGATATCAACAAGAAGTTATCGCTATAA
- a CDS encoding DMT family transporter: MIYLLLSILFNAVLFVIIKLFAKYNIDALQALVINYLIAFSVGLFFLDNTTDATEVFKCDWFKGSILLGFVFISTFYATTLTSQRNGLSVASVASKMSVIIPITLGVILYDEKLSYIKITGIVLALIAVYFTSKKETGEVQEANNLIYPILVFLGAGTIDSSLKYLQTYHVPSNQIGLFSTVTFFCAFSVGVLTILFLTIRGQIKFSARNIIGGIVLGLPNYFSLYYLVKMLEAKAFQSATLFTIHNIAIVIVSTFVGILFFKESISKRNAFGIILALFALFLVTY, encoded by the coding sequence GTGATTTATTTATTACTAAGCATTTTATTTAATGCTGTTCTTTTTGTAATTATTAAACTTTTTGCAAAATATAATATTGATGCATTACAAGCTTTAGTAATAAATTATCTGATAGCCTTTAGTGTAGGTCTATTTTTTTTAGACAACACAACTGATGCAACTGAGGTTTTTAAATGCGATTGGTTCAAAGGAAGTATTCTTTTGGGTTTTGTTTTCATATCCACTTTTTATGCAACTACACTAACTTCGCAACGAAACGGACTTTCTGTAGCTTCTGTGGCTTCAAAAATGTCGGTTATAATCCCTATTACTCTTGGTGTTATTTTATACGATGAAAAATTAAGCTATATAAAAATTACAGGTATTGTATTAGCACTAATTGCAGTTTACTTTACTTCAAAAAAAGAAACAGGCGAAGTACAAGAAGCCAATAATTTAATTTATCCCATTTTAGTTTTTTTAGGAGCCGGAACAATTGATTCAAGTTTAAAATACCTTCAAACTTATCATGTTCCTTCAAATCAAATCGGATTATTTTCAACAGTTACATTTTTTTGTGCGTTTAGTGTTGGTGTTTTAACCATCCTCTTTTTAACCATTAGAGGACAAATCAAATTTTCAGCAAGAAATATTATTGGAGGAATCGTTTTAGGATTGCCAAATTATTTTTCATTATACTATTTAGTAAAAATGTTAGAAGCAAAAGCCTTTCAAAGTGCTACTTTATTTACTATTCACAACATTGCTATTGTAATTGTTTCTACCTTTGTAGGCATACTTTTCTTTAAAGAGAGTATTTCAAAAAGAAATGCTTTTGGAATAATATTGGCTTTATTCGCCTTATTTTTAGTTACTTATTAA
- a CDS encoding SAM-dependent methyltransferase, which yields MKSNALGKLYLIPITLSNPGETTVVPEDVLPQTIKRTIDFVNYYIVENEKTARKFIKSIHPEKKQPELKISVLNKHTDISDHNEFIQPLLRGENIGLMSESGCPGVADPGAAIVKLAHEKGIQVVPLVGPSSILLALMASGMNGQSFAFNGYLPIDKNDKKQALKNYERLSQDKNQSQLFIETPYRNNKLMEDLLQILQPNTLLCVACDITLPTEFIKTKTVNQWKKEKADLHNRPCIFIIHKM from the coding sequence ATGAAATCAAATGCTTTAGGTAAACTGTATTTAATTCCCATTACGCTATCTAATCCTGGAGAGACAACAGTAGTTCCGGAAGATGTTTTACCTCAAACCATAAAAAGAACCATTGATTTTGTAAACTATTATATTGTTGAAAACGAGAAAACTGCTCGAAAATTCATCAAAAGCATTCATCCTGAAAAAAAACAACCAGAATTAAAAATTTCGGTATTAAACAAACATACCGACATTTCTGATCATAACGAATTTATCCAACCATTATTAAGAGGAGAAAACATAGGATTAATGAGCGAATCAGGTTGTCCTGGCGTTGCTGATCCTGGAGCTGCGATTGTAAAACTGGCTCACGAAAAAGGAATCCAAGTAGTTCCTTTAGTAGGTCCAAGTTCTATTTTATTAGCATTAATGGCTAGCGGAATGAACGGTCAAAGTTTTGCTTTTAACGGTTATTTACCTATTGATAAAAACGATAAAAAACAAGCTTTAAAAAATTACGAACGTTTATCCCAAGATAAAAACCAATCGCAATTGTTTATAGAAACACCTTATCGTAACAACAAACTAATGGAAGATTTGTTGCAAATTTTACAACCAAATACACTTTTGTGTGTAGCTTGTGATATTACTTTGCCAACGGAATTTATCAAAACTAAAACTGTAAATCAGTGGAAAAAAGAAAAGGCCGATTTACATAATCGACCTTGTATTTTTATTATTCACAAAATGTAA
- the ribD gene encoding bifunctional diaminohydroxyphosphoribosylaminopyrimidine deaminase/5-amino-6-(5-phosphoribosylamino)uracil reductase RibD, whose translation MTTHEIYMKRCIELAKNGLGTTYPNPLVGSVIVHEGKIIGEGWHKKAGEAHAEVNAVNSVKDKSLLKEATIYVSLEPCSHFGKTPPCCDLIIANEIPNVIVGTVDPFAKVAGNGIKKLIESGKNVTVGVLEDECNELNKRFFTFHKKKRPYIILKWAESADGFIAPISKEEKKPVWITNNYSRQLVHKWRTEEQAILVGTNTVFEDNPKLDARDFKGNNPIRVVIDKLGKISENYHVKDNSQKTIFITENENFTSTENCIYENTIFTNLIPSICDILYKNDIQSVIIEGGYKTLQSFIDANLWDEARVFIGKTTFQNGTIAPKISGKPVASFDIIDDELKIFSNYD comes from the coding sequence ATGACGACGCACGAAATTTACATGAAACGCTGCATTGAACTTGCTAAAAATGGTTTGGGAACTACCTATCCTAATCCGTTAGTGGGAAGTGTTATTGTGCATGAAGGTAAAATTATTGGTGAAGGTTGGCATAAAAAAGCAGGTGAAGCTCATGCAGAAGTTAATGCGGTGAATTCAGTAAAGGATAAATCGTTATTAAAAGAAGCTACGATTTATGTGAGTTTAGAACCGTGCAGTCATTTTGGAAAAACGCCTCCTTGTTGCGATTTAATCATTGCAAATGAAATTCCGAATGTTATAGTGGGAACAGTTGACCCATTTGCAAAAGTGGCTGGAAATGGCATCAAAAAATTAATCGAAAGCGGTAAAAATGTTACTGTTGGTGTCTTGGAAGACGAGTGTAACGAACTCAACAAACGCTTTTTTACATTCCATAAAAAGAAACGACCTTACATTATTTTAAAATGGGCAGAATCTGCTGATGGGTTTATTGCTCCGATTTCGAAAGAAGAAAAAAAACCGGTTTGGATTACGAATAACTATTCGAGACAATTGGTTCATAAATGGCGAACTGAAGAACAAGCTATTTTAGTAGGAACGAATACCGTTTTTGAAGATAATCCAAAATTAGATGCTCGCGATTTCAAAGGGAATAATCCCATTCGAGTGGTCATTGACAAATTAGGCAAAATTTCTGAAAACTATCACGTAAAAGATAATTCACAAAAGACAATTTTCATTACAGAAAACGAAAATTTCACATCAACTGAAAATTGTATCTATGAAAATACTATCTTTACTAACCTTATTCCGTCGATTTGTGATATTTTGTATAAAAATGACATTCAATCGGTAATAATAGAAGGAGGTTATAAAACTTTACAATCGTTTATAGATGCAAATTTATGGGATGAAGCTAGAGTTTTTATAGGAAAAACAACATTTCAAAACGGCACAATAGCCCCTAAGATTTCCGGAAAACCGGTAGCTAGTTTTGACATAATAGATGATGAACTTAAAATTTTCAGCAATTATGATTGA
- a CDS encoding DUF2279 domain-containing protein translates to MLLFSFFAQSQSKLNSFLTPSDTLNKARKTNVFIGESVALGVTLIGLNQVWYKDYPQTNFHFINDNNQWLQMDKFGHLYSSYHLGRAGAELLQWSGASQKEQLLYGATLGLGFLTVVEVFDGFSQEWGASTGDVIANVSGTALYVTQDLLWKEQRILPKFSFHQTKYAKYRPETLGASLNEQILKDYNGQTYWLSFNIHSFTKDTFFPKWLNVALGYGADGMIYGDKDEAIANSVIQNPYRQFYLSFDVDLTKIETKSHFLKTLFSVFNTIKIPAPTLQYDDYNGVKAHFIYF, encoded by the coding sequence TTGCTTTTATTCTCTTTTTTTGCGCAATCACAATCTAAGCTTAATTCATTTTTAACACCATCTGATACTTTAAATAAAGCAAGAAAAACAAATGTTTTTATTGGAGAGTCGGTTGCGTTAGGGGTAACTTTAATTGGTCTTAATCAGGTTTGGTATAAAGATTATCCGCAAACTAATTTTCATTTTATAAACGACAATAACCAGTGGTTGCAAATGGATAAGTTCGGGCATTTATATTCGTCTTATCATTTGGGTAGAGCTGGTGCCGAGTTGTTACAATGGAGTGGCGCTTCGCAAAAAGAACAATTGCTTTATGGAGCAACTCTTGGGCTTGGTTTCTTAACAGTAGTTGAGGTTTTTGATGGTTTTTCACAAGAATGGGGTGCTTCAACTGGTGATGTTATTGCTAATGTTAGTGGGACAGCTTTATATGTAACTCAAGATTTGCTTTGGAAAGAGCAACGAATTTTACCAAAATTTTCTTTTCATCAAACAAAATATGCGAAATACCGACCAGAAACATTGGGAGCATCTTTAAATGAACAAATTTTAAAAGATTATAACGGACAAACGTATTGGTTGTCATTTAATATTCATTCGTTTACGAAAGATACGTTTTTTCCTAAGTGGTTAAATGTGGCTTTAGGGTATGGAGCTGATGGAATGATTTATGGAGATAAAGATGAAGCAATTGCAAATTCTGTAATTCAAAATCCATATCGTCAATTTTATCTTAGTTTTGATGTTGATTTGACAAAAATTGAAACAAAATCACATTTTTTAAAGACTCTTTTTTCTGTTTTTAATACAATAAAAATTCCGGCACCAACTTTGCAATACGATGATTATAACGGAGTTAAAGCGCACTTTATCTACTTTTAG
- a CDS encoding peptidoglycan-binding protein LysM: MIKKGSYLIGLTLLVLVVSSGFITFKEEKLEGFHLGNLEVIKYHVPNEYENEEVIPVKVPQVGKSFAGFAQKMAYKESRGILHLVNPYGYMGKYQFGRSTLRTVGIYDFQEFLRNAEWQDEAFKALIARNKWELRKEIEKYCGRVINGVEITESGLVAAAHLGGAGSVKKYLRSNGRNGFKDGFGTSLSSYIRKFSNYDISHIKANANAKVDLD; the protein is encoded by the coding sequence ATGATAAAAAAAGGGTCGTATTTAATAGGATTGACACTCCTAGTATTAGTCGTTTCTTCGGGTTTTATAACCTTTAAAGAAGAAAAATTGGAAGGGTTTCATTTGGGTAATTTAGAGGTAATCAAATACCATGTTCCAAATGAATACGAAAACGAAGAAGTAATTCCAGTTAAAGTACCTCAGGTTGGTAAATCATTTGCTGGTTTTGCTCAAAAGATGGCTTACAAAGAGTCAAGGGGAATCTTACATTTAGTAAACCCATACGGATACATGGGGAAATACCAATTCGGAAGAAGTACATTACGTACAGTTGGTATTTACGATTTTCAAGAATTTTTACGTAACGCTGAATGGCAAGATGAAGCTTTTAAAGCTTTAATTGCTCGTAATAAGTGGGAATTACGTAAAGAAATCGAGAAATATTGTGGTAGAGTTATTAATGGAGTTGAAATTACAGAGTCTGGATTAGTAGCTGCTGCACATTTAGGTGGTGCTGGTTCTGTAAAAAAATATTTGAGAAGTAACGGTCGTAACGGTTTCAAAGATGGTTTTGGAACATCACTTTCAAGTTACATCAGAAAATTTTCAAATTATGATATTTCACACATTAAAGCAAATGCAAACGCTAAAGTAGATTTAGATTAA
- a CDS encoding HAD family hydrolase, whose amino-acid sequence MIEAIIFDFGDVFIDLNKQAIDTEFRKLGLTAWHDDLDALNKKYEIGKIDELEFMQGFQKHLPNADLTEIRAAWNSILGDFPLKRLEFLQMISSKYRLFLLSNTDHTHIEKFEHKEGLTFARDFYSCFEKVYFSYEIGLRKPDENAFKYVINNHNLNPKKTLFIDDKKENTDMAQKLGMQVWNLQVGTEDVTQLFDKIII is encoded by the coding sequence ATGATTGAGGCAATTATTTTTGATTTTGGCGATGTTTTTATCGATTTGAACAAACAAGCTATTGATACTGAATTTAGAAAATTAGGTTTAACGGCTTGGCATGATGATTTAGATGCTCTAAATAAAAAGTACGAGATTGGAAAAATCGACGAACTTGAATTCATGCAAGGTTTTCAAAAACATTTACCCAATGCTGATTTAACAGAAATTAGAGCTGCTTGGAATTCTATTTTAGGAGATTTTCCGCTAAAACGCTTGGAATTTCTACAGATGATTTCATCAAAATATCGTTTATTTCTTTTAAGTAATACCGATCATACACATATTGAAAAATTTGAGCACAAAGAAGGCTTAACTTTTGCACGCGATTTTTATAGTTGTTTTGAAAAAGTATATTTCTCCTATGAAATTGGTTTAAGAAAACCAGATGAAAACGCTTTCAAATATGTAATCAACAATCATAATTTGAATCCAAAAAAAACACTATTTATCGACGATAAAAAGGAAAATACAGATATGGCTCAAAAACTAGGAATGCAAGTTTGGAACCTTCAAGTAGGAACTGAGGATGTTACCCAACTTTTTGATAAAATAATAATTTAA
- a CDS encoding CDC27 family protein, with translation MKIKILVFLMMTLVGFSQEKKINEEYNYINDYYQFVYQAHYSYLKGDYQKTYDLLKTAEKNCPLLNQTGIYEPMILAESAVKLGKHKEALAYIELTLKEFGIKFSYFENNFDFEELKSSKRWKKIKNKAEKYYKDYIQKIDFSLRKELNLMKKEDQRVRTNGFDAEGAKIVDSVNNEKLKRIVADCDCYPNYSLNLIGNYEVDEFDPDISVLIMHISSEDSEYWQPIFLDLIRRGRAPADIYGSLIDSNLRSNGIYRYGIYNNIKKDKIDDFENLDKRRIAVGLPPWQLQKDIFELIRKKYGF, from the coding sequence ATGAAGATTAAAATTTTAGTTTTTTTAATGATGACATTAGTTGGTTTTTCTCAAGAGAAAAAAATCAACGAGGAATACAATTACATAAACGATTATTATCAGTTTGTTTATCAAGCACATTATTCATACTTAAAGGGAGATTATCAAAAAACTTATGATTTATTAAAAACAGCTGAGAAGAATTGTCCGTTATTGAACCAAACAGGAATTTATGAACCAATGATTTTAGCAGAATCTGCGGTTAAATTAGGAAAACATAAAGAAGCATTAGCTTATATTGAGTTAACATTAAAAGAGTTTGGTATAAAATTTAGTTATTTTGAAAACAATTTTGATTTTGAAGAATTAAAATCTTCTAAACGATGGAAGAAAATTAAAAATAAAGCTGAAAAATATTACAAGGATTATATTCAAAAGATTGACTTTTCTTTGAGAAAAGAGTTAAACTTGATGAAGAAAGAAGATCAAAGAGTTAGAACTAATGGTTTTGATGCCGAAGGAGCTAAAATAGTAGATAGTGTGAATAATGAAAAGCTAAAAAGAATAGTAGCTGATTGTGATTGCTATCCTAACTACTCATTAAATTTAATTGGTAATTATGAGGTTGATGAGTTTGACCCAGACATATCAGTTTTAATAATGCATATCAGTTCTGAAGATTCTGAATATTGGCAACCGATTTTTCTCGATTTAATTAGAAGAGGTAGAGCTCCTGCCGATATCTATGGAAGTTTAATTGATAGCAATTTAAGAAGTAATGGAATTTATCGATATGGAATTTACAATAATATCAAGAAAGATAAAATTGACGATTTTGAAAATTTAGATAAACGGAGAATAGCTGTAGGTTTGCCTCCATGGCAATTACAAAAAGATATTTTCGAACTTATTAGAAAAAAATACGGATTCTAA
- the prmC gene encoding peptide chain release factor N(5)-glutamine methyltransferase — MLLKQYKHHFFDSLQDIQEEQEIESFFFILTEYLHNLKRVDLALNPNFELTEAEVEKWNFILAELQQEKPIQYIIGEAWFYGLPFEVNENTLIPRPETEELVEWILNSAITNYPSPLTILDIGTGTGCIPISIKANLAQANVSAIDVSEKALEVAKRNAASNKVEINFIQANILEVEDLLKFPLPFTQNLLPLDIIVSNPPYVRNLEKQEIKKNVLDYEPHLALFVEDTDALLFYRKIAQLAMKNLSPNGLLFFEINQYLGKETVELLENLGFKNIELRKDFVGNDRMIKCTR; from the coding sequence ATGCTACTAAAACAATACAAACACCATTTTTTCGATTCGTTACAAGATATTCAAGAAGAACAAGAAATTGAAAGTTTTTTTTTCATCTTAACGGAATATTTGCACAATTTGAAACGAGTAGATTTGGCTTTGAATCCTAATTTTGAATTGACTGAAGCAGAAGTTGAAAAATGGAATTTTATTCTAGCTGAATTGCAACAAGAGAAACCCATTCAATATATCATAGGAGAAGCTTGGTTTTATGGTTTGCCATTTGAAGTTAATGAAAATACCTTAATTCCTAGACCAGAAACAGAGGAATTGGTTGAATGGATTTTGAATTCAGCTATAACCAATTACCCATCACCTTTAACTATTTTAGACATTGGAACAGGTACAGGTTGCATCCCTATTTCTATAAAAGCAAATTTAGCGCAAGCCAATGTTTCGGCAATTGATGTTTCCGAAAAAGCATTAGAAGTAGCCAAAAGAAATGCAGCATCAAATAAAGTTGAAATCAATTTCATTCAAGCTAACATATTAGAAGTAGAAGATTTATTAAAATTCCCTTTACCCTTTACCCAAAACCTTTTACCTTTAGACATCATTGTTTCTAATCCGCCTTATGTTCGCAATTTAGAAAAGCAAGAAATCAAAAAGAATGTTTTGGACTACGAACCACATTTGGCTTTGTTTGTTGAAGATACCGATGCACTTCTTTTTTATAGAAAAATTGCACAATTGGCTATGAAAAACTTGTCTCCAAACGGATTGTTATTTTTCGAAATCAATCAATATCTAGGAAAAGAAACAGTTGAATTACTTGAAAATCTAGGTTTCAAAAATATCGAATTACGTAAAGACTTCGTTGGTAATGATCGAATGATAAAATGTACAAGGTAA
- a CDS encoding low molecular weight protein-tyrosine-phosphatase, whose amino-acid sequence MATKILMVCLGNICRSPLAEGIMRSKLSEDFTVDSAGTGGWHAGELPDKRSIATAKNRGLDITNQRARQFKKSDFDTFDHIFVMDNSNYKDVLALAPNDVAKSKVKLILNELFPGENVDVPDPYYGGQDGFENVFDMLDQACEEIARKLKR is encoded by the coding sequence ATGGCTACAAAAATCTTAATGGTTTGCTTAGGAAATATTTGCCGTTCTCCTTTGGCAGAAGGTATTATGCGCTCTAAACTTTCCGAAGATTTTACAGTAGATTCAGCAGGAACTGGAGGTTGGCACGCAGGAGAATTACCTGACAAACGTTCAATTGCTACTGCAAAAAATAGGGGTTTAGATATCACCAATCAAAGAGCAAGACAATTCAAAAAAAGTGATTTTGATACTTTTGACCATATCTTTGTAATGGATAATTCTAATTACAAAGATGTTTTGGCTTTGGCACCAAATGATGTAGCAAAATCAAAAGTAAAATTAATTTTAAATGAGCTTTTTCCTGGAGAAAATGTTGATGTTCCTGATCCTTATTATGGAGGTCAAGACGGATTTGAAAATGTTTTTGACATGCTAGACCAAGCTTGTGAAGAAATTGCAAGAAAACTTAAGAGATAA
- a CDS encoding GNAT family N-acetyltransferase, with protein MIIREIQQKDNAAIAKVIRDIFHELDAPKVGTAYADPILDTLYEVYQEPRSAYYVVENEGRVVGGCGVAPLENGDVSVCELQKMYFAPEIRGTGYAEKIIEKCLEFAKAQGFEICYLETLAFMTAAQKLYKRIGFENIDGPLGNTGHNSCQVWMTKQLK; from the coding sequence ATGATAATTAGAGAAATCCAACAGAAAGATAATGCGGCCATAGCTAAAGTAATTCGAGATATTTTTCATGAATTAGATGCTCCAAAAGTTGGGACAGCTTACGCAGATCCTATTTTAGATACGCTTTACGAAGTATATCAAGAACCACGTTCTGCCTATTATGTTGTAGAAAACGAAGGTAGAGTAGTTGGTGGTTGTGGTGTTGCTCCTTTAGAAAATGGTGATGTTTCGGTATGTGAATTACAAAAAATGTATTTTGCTCCCGAAATTAGAGGCACTGGTTATGCAGAAAAAATCATTGAAAAATGTTTGGAATTTGCTAAAGCGCAAGGTTTTGAAATTTGTTATTTGGAAACATTGGCTTTTATGACTGCAGCTCAAAAGTTATATAAAAGAATAGGTTTTGAAAATATCGATGGTCCTTTAGGAAACACAGGACATAACAGTTGCCAAGTTTGGATGACGAAACAATTAAAATAA
- a CDS encoding acyl-CoA thioesterase: MREYQFQVRVRYAETDQMGVVYHGNYAQYFEMGRVEWLRNMGVSYKWMEENGVMLPVVTLNMNYKKPARYDDLLTVKTIFKSQTSVKIEFDYEIYNEANELLTTGYSMLVFVDMKSGRPILPPSYVSEKINMFIES, encoded by the coding sequence ATGAGAGAATATCAGTTTCAAGTTCGTGTGCGTTATGCGGAAACAGACCAAATGGGAGTCGTTTATCATGGGAATTATGCACAGTATTTTGAGATGGGAAGAGTGGAATGGCTAAGGAATATGGGGGTTTCTTATAAATGGATGGAAGAAAATGGGGTAATGTTGCCTGTAGTTACTTTGAATATGAATTATAAAAAGCCAGCTCGCTATGATGATTTGCTAACTGTTAAAACAATATTCAAAAGTCAGACCTCAGTAAAGATAGAATTTGACTATGAAATCTATAATGAAGCAAATGAGTTATTAACAACTGGTTATTCAATGTTGGTATTTGTAGACATGAAATCTGGGCGTCCAATTTTGCCTCCAAGTTACGTTTCGGAGAAGATAAACATGTTTATTGAAAGTTAG